Genomic window (Opitutus sp. ER46):
GGAAGAAAAGACAGGCTATCTGCTACAACGAACTTGAAACCACATGCCCGCCTTTCGCGGTTCACCCCTCCTCTCGTCCGCCGTCTGCGCGCTTCCGGGTTCCTTCGTGTCCATTCGAGTCCATTCGTGGTTACCCTTCCTTCCGAACGGTTCCGTCCTCCCAAACCAGGGTCCACCGCGAACGGCCGCGAACTGAGCCGCAAAAACGGGCGGTGGTCGCCGCCGCACCCGCATTCCTCCCTCGCGATCAGCCGCCCCAGATTTTCGCGTTCCTTCGCGCCTTTCGCGGTTCCCCCCTCGTCTCGTCCGCCGTCTGCGCGCTTCCGGGTCCATTCGTGTCCCTTCGAGTCCATTCGTGGTTACCCTTCCTTCCGAACGGTTCCGTCCTCCCAAACCAGGTTCCACCGCGACACGGCCGCGAGCCGAACCGCGAAAACGGGCGGTGGTCGCCGCCGCACCCGCATTCCTCTCTCGCCCCCGCCCACCCCACATTTTCGCGCTCCTTCCCGCCTTTCGCGGTTCCCCCCCTCCTCTCGTCCGCCGTCTGCGGGCTTCCCAATTGGCGTTTCAGGCCCGGGTTTCCGGTCTTGCCGGCGGCGGCGGGAATCCGGTTTGCTGCCGGGATGCACGTTACGTTCAACCTCCTGGAAGAACTGGAGCAGACCCTGAAGGCCGCGGCCGCGACCGCGGGGCTGGCTGACGCCGCCGCGTTCGCCCCCGAGGTGCGCACCGCCGATCCGCGTCACGGCGACTTCCAGGCCAACGGCGTGCTCGCGTACGCGAAGGCGCGGAAAATGAACCCGCGCCAGGTCGCGGAGAAACTCATGGCCGCGCTGCCCGCCACGCTCCGCGAGACCTACGACCTCACCATCGCCGGACCCGGCTTCATCAATTTCACCCTCAAGCCCGCCGTCCTCCTCGCCTGGCTCCAGGCGCACGACTCCGCCGAGCACCTGCGCAAGGGCGCCGCCGCCGCGCACGCCGGCCAGACCTGGGTCGTCGACTACTCCTCACCCAACACCGCGAAGCAGATGCACGTCGGCCACCTGCGGTCCGCCGTCATCGGCGAGGCGATCTGCCGGCTGCTCGCCTTCACCGGCGCGAATGTCGTGCGCGACAACCACCTCGGCGACTGGGGCACCCAGTTCGGCAAGCTGATCTACGGCTACAAGCGCTGGGTGAACCCCGAGGCGCTCGCCCAGGACCCGATCGAGGAGCTCGAGCGGTTGTACAAGGCCGGCAACAACGCCACGCCCGAGGGCTCGCCCGAACTCGAGGAGGCGCGCCAGGAGCTCGTGAAGCTCCAGAACGGCGATCCCGAGAGCTACGCCCTCTGGCAGAAGTTCTCCGAGGTCAGCCTCGGCGCCTTCCAGCAGATCTACGACCGGCTCGGCATCCGGTTCGACCACAACCTCGGCGAGAGCTTCTACAACGACAAGGTCGACCGCGTGTACCGCGAGCTCACCGAGACCGGGCTCGCCGAAAACAGCGAGGGCGCGCTCGTCGTCTTCCACGACGAACACCCGCGCTTCAGCCGCAACGCCGAGCGCCCGAATCCGTTCATGGTGCGCAAGGCCGACGGCGCCAGCGGCTACGCCTCCACCGACCTCGCCACCGCGCTGTATCGGGCCGAGCACTTCAAGGCCGACGGCATCGTCATCGTCACCGACTTCCGCCAGTCCGACCACTTCGAGCAGCTCTTCCTCACGCTGAAAAAGTGGTTCGCCGCGAAACACTACCGCCTGCCCGAGCTCCACCACGTCACCTTCGGCGCCGTCACCGGCGAGGACGGCAAGGCCCTCAAGACCCGCAGCGGCGACGTCATCAAGCTCAAGGCCCTCCTCGACGAGGCCGAGGAGCGCGCGTTCGCGATCGTCTCCGAGAAGAACCCCGAGTTGTCCGAGACCGAGCGCCGCGAAATCGCCCGCGTCGTCGGCGTGGGCGCCGTCCAGTACGCCGATCTCTCGCAGAACCGGAGCAGCAACTACGTCTTCTCCTGGGACAAGATGCTCTCGCTCGAGGGCAACACCGCCCCGTACCTGCTCTACGCCATCGCGCGCATCCACTCGATCTTCCGCAAAGCCGGCGCCACGCCCGCCGCGCCGGAGACCGAGGCGGCCGCCACGGTCTTCGAGACGCCGACCGAGCTCACCCTCGCGCGCAAGATCGCGAAGTTCCCCGACGCCGTGCGCCTCGC
Coding sequences:
- the argS gene encoding arginine--tRNA ligase — translated: MHVTFNLLEELEQTLKAAAATAGLADAAAFAPEVRTADPRHGDFQANGVLAYAKARKMNPRQVAEKLMAALPATLRETYDLTIAGPGFINFTLKPAVLLAWLQAHDSAEHLRKGAAAAHAGQTWVVDYSSPNTAKQMHVGHLRSAVIGEAICRLLAFTGANVVRDNHLGDWGTQFGKLIYGYKRWVNPEALAQDPIEELERLYKAGNNATPEGSPELEEARQELVKLQNGDPESYALWQKFSEVSLGAFQQIYDRLGIRFDHNLGESFYNDKVDRVYRELTETGLAENSEGALVVFHDEHPRFSRNAERPNPFMVRKADGASGYASTDLATALYRAEHFKADGIVIVTDFRQSDHFEQLFLTLKKWFAAKHYRLPELHHVTFGAVTGEDGKALKTRSGDVIKLKALLDEAEERAFAIVSEKNPELSETERREIARVVGVGAVQYADLSQNRSSNYVFSWDKMLSLEGNTAPYLLYAIARIHSIFRKAGATPAAPETEAAATVFETPTELTLARKIAKFPDAVRLAGETLRPHYLSLYLFELAGDYSSFNNADKVLVDDPAVRARRLLLCARTLLILESGLGLLGLRTLTRM